Proteins encoded in a region of the Isosphaeraceae bacterium EP7 genome:
- a CDS encoding arylsulfatase: MSRSLTASLALVIAAASAGRALSAPPAAPARPNVVFILADDLGYSDLGSYGGEISTPNLDRLAANGVRFSQFYNTGRCWPSRAALLTGYYAQQVNRDPAGRRPAWGALLPELLRPVGYRSYHSGKWHVDGPVLAGGFDRSYLVADQDRFFSPRDHQLDDRPLPQPGPADAYYATTAIGGHAVEWLADHRTNHKTSPFFLYLAFTAPHFPVQALPEDIDRYRSRYTAGWDVIREARWKRQRESGLLDTKLSARDPKTIPGWNLKEAELRRRIGAGEVGYAVAWSSLTQEQKDLQSLKMAIHAAMVDRLDREVGRVITQLETMGVLDDTLILFASDNGASAEQIIRGDEHDQAAPPGSARTYLSLGPGWSTAANTPFRLHKSWNHEGGIATPLIAHWPSRIKDRGKVRTSPGHLVDIVPTILELAGVAPPERWSGEPRPLLPGRSLVPALDGDAIVSREFLYFRHEKNRGLRAGDWKIVGAGENSPWELYDLSVDRSETTNLAAQRPEKLQELINLWRSRDEEFRKQGATAPRGESPLK; the protein is encoded by the coding sequence ATGTCGCGATCCTTGACGGCCTCGCTTGCACTCGTGATCGCCGCTGCGTCCGCGGGCCGGGCGTTGTCCGCTCCGCCGGCGGCCCCGGCCAGGCCGAACGTCGTGTTCATCCTCGCCGACGACCTCGGATACTCGGACCTCGGCAGCTACGGCGGTGAAATCAGCACGCCGAACCTCGACCGGCTGGCGGCGAATGGGGTTCGGTTCAGCCAGTTCTACAACACAGGGCGGTGCTGGCCCTCCCGGGCAGCCCTGCTGACCGGCTACTACGCCCAGCAGGTCAACCGCGACCCGGCCGGGCGACGTCCGGCCTGGGGGGCATTGCTCCCTGAATTGCTGAGGCCCGTCGGCTATCGCTCGTATCACTCCGGGAAGTGGCATGTGGACGGGCCGGTCCTCGCCGGCGGGTTCGATCGGTCTTATCTCGTGGCCGATCAGGACCGTTTCTTCAGCCCTCGAGACCATCAGCTCGATGACCGGCCGCTCCCGCAGCCCGGGCCGGCAGATGCGTATTACGCCACCACGGCCATTGGGGGCCACGCGGTGGAATGGCTGGCCGATCACCGAACGAACCACAAAACGTCGCCTTTCTTCCTCTACCTCGCGTTCACCGCTCCCCACTTTCCCGTCCAGGCCCTGCCGGAAGATATCGATCGGTACCGATCCAGGTACACCGCCGGTTGGGACGTCATCCGCGAGGCTCGTTGGAAGCGCCAGCGCGAGTCGGGGCTGCTCGATACGAAGCTCTCGGCCCGTGACCCGAAGACGATCCCCGGGTGGAACCTCAAGGAGGCGGAACTCCGGCGCCGGATCGGAGCAGGGGAGGTCGGATACGCCGTCGCCTGGTCATCGCTCACCCAGGAGCAGAAAGACCTCCAGTCGCTGAAGATGGCGATCCACGCCGCGATGGTCGACCGCCTCGACCGGGAGGTCGGCCGGGTGATCACCCAGCTCGAGACGATGGGGGTCCTCGACGACACCTTGATCCTGTTCGCCTCCGACAACGGTGCAAGCGCCGAGCAGATCATTCGTGGCGACGAGCATGATCAGGCCGCCCCACCGGGATCGGCACGCACCTACCTTTCGCTCGGGCCGGGATGGTCGACGGCGGCCAACACGCCGTTCCGCCTCCACAAGTCCTGGAACCACGAGGGGGGAATCGCGACGCCATTGATTGCCCACTGGCCTTCGAGGATCAAGGATCGTGGCAAGGTGCGAACGTCTCCGGGACACCTCGTCGACATTGTGCCGACCATCCTGGAACTCGCCGGCGTCGCCCCCCCCGAACGCTGGAGCGGCGAGCCCCGCCCCCTGTTGCCGGGTCGGAGCCTGGTTCCCGCGCTTGACGGCGATGCCATCGTGAGCCGTGAGTTCCTGTACTTCCGACACGAGAAGAACCGTGGCCTCAGGGCGGGCGACTGGAAAATCGTCGGAGCCGGCGAGAACTCCCCGTGGGAGCTTTATGACCTCTCGGTCGATCGCTCGGAGACGACCAATCTGGCGGCACAGCGTCCCGAGAAGCTCCAGGAATTGATCAACCTTTGGAGGAGCAGGGACGAGGAGTTTCGCAAGCAAGGCGCGACCGCACCGCGGGGGGAATCTCCCTTGAAATGA
- a CDS encoding DUF1559 domain-containing protein has product MRADSRAGGWRRGFTLIELLVVISIIAVLIALLLPAVQSAREAARRIHCVNNLKQLGLSLHTYHDVNNRFPMGSQGLNPLTGLYPAGYYRHPFVVSLLPYYEQLTLFNSYNFAVALFEDPANDTTRMMRINVYDCPSDAQVYFARPNQAPIDVKGSYGPNWGRNNLLVQGAVGSAVSATGASPFFLSYGASLAEITDGTTNTLAMLEMLQTTTPVALSPGSATQVLDRRGRIWNDGGGCYQVTTKQGPNSRLPDLSACGDDPGRNAPCVNNPGAFSIQFITSRSRHPGGVNSLLCDGAVRFVKNSVNLEVWGGLSSRAGGEIISADAY; this is encoded by the coding sequence ATGCGAGCGGATTCGCGAGCAGGCGGTTGGCGGCGGGGATTTACCCTCATTGAGTTGTTGGTTGTCATCTCGATCATCGCGGTCCTGATCGCGCTACTGTTGCCCGCGGTGCAATCGGCGAGGGAAGCAGCTCGCCGCATCCATTGCGTCAACAATCTCAAGCAACTCGGGCTGTCCTTGCACACTTACCACGACGTCAACAATCGATTTCCGATGGGTTCCCAGGGCCTGAATCCGCTGACGGGGCTCTACCCCGCGGGATACTATCGACACCCGTTCGTCGTGTCGCTCCTCCCTTATTACGAACAACTCACCCTGTTCAACTCCTACAACTTCGCCGTGGCGCTTTTCGAGGACCCCGCGAACGACACGACACGGATGATGCGGATCAACGTTTACGATTGCCCGTCCGACGCGCAGGTCTACTTCGCCAGGCCGAACCAGGCGCCGATCGACGTGAAGGGAAGCTACGGGCCGAACTGGGGTCGGAACAACCTACTCGTTCAGGGGGCGGTCGGGTCGGCGGTTTCAGCGACCGGGGCATCGCCCTTTTTCCTGAGCTACGGGGCATCGCTCGCGGAGATCACCGACGGGACGACGAACACGTTGGCGATGCTCGAGATGCTTCAGACCACGACACCGGTCGCCCTGTCCCCGGGGAGTGCGACCCAGGTGCTCGACCGGCGAGGGCGGATCTGGAACGACGGCGGGGGCTGCTATCAGGTGACGACGAAGCAGGGGCCCAACAGCCGCCTCCCGGATCTGAGTGCCTGCGGCGACGATCCCGGCCGGAATGCCCCGTGCGTCAACAACCCGGGGGCCTTCTCCATCCAGTTCATCACCTCGCGTAGCCGGCACCCCGGGGGTGTGAACTCGCTCCTGTGCGACGGCGCGGTCCGGTTCGTCAAGAACTCGGTCAACCTCGAAGTTTGGGGCGGGCTGAGTTCCAGGGCGGGCGGGGAGATCATCTCGGCGGACGCCTACTGA
- a CDS encoding serine/threonine-protein kinase, with amino-acid sequence MAMNASVSNEEWIGGYKVVRTMLIGQATSVMEVEQQATGKRFVMKQLLPSRAGDADERRNLAFEARLGTEFRHPNLIRVHEFVKDPEGAYFVMDYFPSSYQLRLPIARPSVYPLPKTQLHRIIEQAAAGLGYIHDKGWVHRDVKPENILVNKAGEVRVIDYALARRIPSGLGKLFGGKPPRQGTKSYMSPEQIRREPPAPTADIYSFGITCYEIACGRQPFRANSDQELLSKHVHSMPMPPTNHNPAITREYSELVMSMIEKNPAARPPDLRTFLSRFAKIRIFQDDPMPQPIGLGMY; translated from the coding sequence ATGGCGATGAATGCAAGCGTCTCCAACGAAGAGTGGATCGGCGGCTATAAGGTCGTCCGCACCATGCTCATCGGTCAGGCGACGTCCGTCATGGAGGTCGAGCAGCAGGCGACCGGCAAGCGGTTCGTCATGAAGCAGCTCCTGCCGTCTCGCGCGGGCGACGCCGACGAGCGCCGCAACCTGGCGTTCGAGGCCAGGCTGGGGACCGAGTTCCGCCACCCGAACCTGATCCGGGTCCACGAGTTCGTCAAGGACCCGGAGGGCGCCTACTTCGTGATGGATTACTTCCCGTCGTCGTACCAGCTGAGGCTGCCGATCGCCCGGCCGAGCGTCTATCCGCTGCCCAAGACGCAGCTACACCGGATCATCGAGCAGGCGGCGGCCGGGTTGGGCTACATCCACGACAAGGGTTGGGTCCACCGGGACGTGAAGCCCGAGAATATCCTGGTCAACAAGGCGGGCGAGGTCCGGGTCATCGACTATGCGCTGGCACGGCGCATCCCATCGGGCCTGGGCAAGCTGTTCGGCGGCAAGCCCCCCCGGCAGGGGACCAAGAGCTACATGTCTCCCGAGCAGATCCGCCGCGAGCCGCCGGCCCCCACGGCCGATATCTACAGCTTCGGCATCACCTGCTACGAGATCGCCTGCGGACGCCAGCCGTTCCGGGCGAACAGCGACCAGGAACTGCTGAGCAAGCACGTTCACAGCATGCCGATGCCCCCGACGAACCACAATCCGGCCATCACGCGCGAATACTCCGAGCTCGTGATGTCGATGATCGAGAAGAACCCGGCAGCCAGGCCCCCCGACCTTCGCACCTTCCTGTCCCGGTTCGCCAAGATCCGGATCTTCCAGGACGACCCGATGCCCCAGCCCATCGGCCTGGGGATGTACTGA
- a CDS encoding acetyl-CoA carboxylase carboxyltransferase subunit alpha, with translation MSTKNEHRLPFEAPIYEMEARLGEMESMYARTKTGQETLSAEATEQIRRMRRELLSFKKTVYSNLDPWQTVQVSRHQNRPQTRDYLELIFDRFVELHGDRAIGNDMAMVTGLAHLGDAKVMFVGHQKGKNLVERTSCNFGCAHPEGYRKAMVKMRMAAKFGLPIVTFIDTPGAYPGIAAEERGVAAIIAENLMEMSQLETPIVCVVIGEGGSGGAIGIGVGDRVAMLEHAYYSVISPEGCATILWKDAKHADKAARALKMTGKDLLAMGVVDEVIAEPIGGAHRDHREAAASLKSYLIRSIRELKDLPRDQLLDQRYAKFRRIGVFVEEQAQEYSGELNGQPAEPTLS, from the coding sequence ATGTCGACGAAGAACGAACACAGACTCCCGTTCGAGGCCCCCATCTACGAGATGGAAGCCCGCCTCGGCGAGATGGAGTCGATGTACGCCAGGACCAAGACCGGCCAGGAGACGCTCTCGGCGGAGGCCACCGAGCAGATCCGCCGGATGAGGCGCGAGCTGCTCAGCTTCAAGAAGACCGTCTACTCCAACCTCGACCCCTGGCAGACGGTGCAGGTCTCGAGGCACCAGAACCGCCCCCAGACCCGCGATTACCTGGAGCTGATCTTCGACCGATTCGTCGAGCTGCACGGCGACCGTGCCATCGGCAATGACATGGCGATGGTCACCGGCCTGGCCCACTTGGGCGACGCCAAGGTGATGTTCGTCGGCCACCAGAAAGGGAAGAACCTGGTCGAGCGCACCAGCTGCAACTTCGGCTGCGCCCACCCCGAAGGCTACCGCAAGGCGATGGTCAAGATGCGCATGGCCGCCAAGTTCGGCCTGCCCATCGTCACGTTCATCGACACCCCGGGGGCCTACCCGGGGATCGCCGCCGAGGAGCGTGGCGTGGCCGCGATCATCGCCGAGAACCTGATGGAGATGAGCCAGCTGGAGACGCCAATCGTCTGCGTCGTGATCGGCGAAGGGGGCTCCGGCGGGGCGATCGGCATCGGCGTGGGCGACCGCGTGGCGATGCTGGAGCACGCCTATTACTCCGTCATCAGCCCCGAAGGGTGCGCCACGATCCTCTGGAAAGACGCCAAGCACGCCGACAAGGCGGCACGGGCCCTGAAAATGACGGGCAAGGACCTGCTCGCCATGGGCGTCGTCGACGAGGTCATCGCCGAGCCCATCGGGGGTGCCCATCGCGACCATCGCGAGGCGGCCGCGTCGCTGAAGTCGTACCTCATCCGCTCGATCCGAGAGTTGAAGGACCTGCCCCGCGACCAGCTCCTCGACCAACGTTACGCCAAGTTCCGGCGCATCGGCGTCTTCGTCGAGGAGCAGGCGCAGGAATACTCCGGCGAACTCAACGGCCAGCCGGCCGAGCCGACCCTATCCTGA